Proteins encoded together in one Fragaria vesca subsp. vesca unplaced genomic scaffold, FraVesHawaii_1.0 scf0513084, whole genome shotgun sequence window:
- the LOC101297980 gene encoding probable serine/threonine-protein kinase RLCKVII-like, translated as MSCFGCLRNSTKESERKNNNNNHNAHINNATKSNRQDTSKVNSERNVKKELGVKKEEVSKVDQLSIDVKELNIKEEVSKDGKANGRRPQAFTLEEMEVATRNFSPDCFIGEGGFGKVYKGHLEKTNQVVAIKQLDRNGCQGIREFVVEVLTLGLADHQNLVKLIGFCAEGDQRLLVYEYMPFGSLENHLHDLQAGRNVLDWNTRMKIAAGAARGLEYLHEKMQPAIIYRDLKCSNILLGEDYHPKLSDFGLAKVGPSGDKTHVSTRVMGTYGYCAPDYAMTGQLTFKSDVYSFGVVLLELITGRKAIDSTRPVKEQNLVAWARPLFRDRKKFSQMVDPLLHGQYPVRGLYQALAIAAMCVQEQPNMRPVITDIVTALNYLASQKYDPQSHPVQSSRRSPSSPRVRKDDSRSRNAGNEPERD; from the exons ATGAGTTGCTTTGGTTGTTTAAGAAACTCAACCAAAGAATCAGAGaggaagaacaacaacaacaaccacaaCGCCCACATCAACAACGCTACCAAATCTAATCGTCAAG ACACTTCAAAAGTGAATTCAGAGAGGAATGTAAAAAAAGAATTGGGTGTAAAAAAGGAGGAAGTCTCTAAGGTTGACCAGTTATCGATCGATGTAAAGGAGTTGAACATAAAGGAAGAGGTTTCTAAGGATGGGAAGGCTAATGGCAGGCGGCCACAGGCATTTACGTTGGAGGAAATGGAAGTAGCAACCCGAAACTTCAGTCCAGATTGCTTTATAGGCGAAGGAGGTTTCGGCAAAGTTTACAAGGGCCACTTAGAGAAAACTAACCAG GTTGTTGCTATCAAGCAGCTTGATCGCAATGGTTGCCAAGGGATTAGGGAATTTGTTGTTGAAGTATTGACGCTAGGTTTGGCAGATCATCAGAATCTTGTCAAATTGATTGGCTTTTGTGCTGAAGGGGATCAAAGGCTCTTGGTTTATGAATATATGCCATTTGGATCTTTGGAAAACCATTTGCATG ATCTTCAAGCTGGGAGGAATGTTCTGGATTGGAATACAAGAATGAAGATCGCAGCTGGTGCAGCAAGAGGTTTAGAGTATCTGCATGAGAAAATGCAGCCTGCTATCATATATCGTGACCTGAAATGCTCAAACATTTTGCTCGGTGAGGATTATCACCCAAAGCTATCTGACTTTGGTTTGGCCAAAGTTGGTCCGAGTGGAGATAAAACTCATGTTTCAACTAGGGTTATGGGAACATATGGGTACTGTGCACCAGATTATGCGATGACAGGTCAGCTGACTTTTAAATCAGATGTTTATAGCTTCGGAGTGGTTCTTTTGGAGCTCATAACAGGCAGGAAAGCTATTGATAGCACAAGACCTGTCAAGGAGCAAAACCTTGTAGCATGG gcaAGACCCTTGTTCAGAGACCGGAAGAAATTCTCACAGATGGTGGACCCATTGCTCCATGGTCAGTATCCTGTCAGGGGATTATACCAAGCTCTTGCTATTGCTGCGATGTGTGTTCAGGAGCAGCCTAATATGCGGCCTGTCATAACCGATATAGTGACTGCACTGAACTACCTGGCTTCCCAGAAATATGACCCCCAAAGCCATCCAGTACAAAGCTCCAGAAGGAGTCCATCTTCCCCTAGAGTGAGAAAAGATGATAGTAGGAGTAGGAATGCGGGTAATGAGCCTGAGAGAGACTGA